From Neomonachus schauinslandi chromosome 4, ASM220157v2, whole genome shotgun sequence:
ATTAGGATGACTTTGTATCCTCTTTTTCCCAAGGCCAAAAAACTATCTGCAGTAATTTCCATACCTAGACCAAAACCTgcctcatttggaaaaaaattaaatcccaaTTCCTAAACTTAAATTGTCTCCTCAAAAACTTTAACAAATCTTGTCTTAcagcataatgtaaaattaggAAAGAGGCTTTTCCCTTTTATCCTGCAGTGTTCTGGCCTAGTTGCCTCTTCAAACAACAGCCTTCACTcagatctcaggggtcatgagagGTGGTAGTGGAGCAGGTCTCAGAGATTTCCCAAGGTGGCTCACAGGCAGGAATCATGGAGGCATAAGGAAATTGAACAGATGTGTGGGATGACTGCATTCTGGGCAATTGTGAAGACTCTTTGGAACGTTCCAAAATAACTGGGGACATTTTGGGGGTGCCATTTTTTGGTAATTAGACTTGTAGAGCATTATGCCATgataatttcaactttttttttttgactattataaaagtttatttaacagAAAAGTTCAATATGAAAATGCACACGACCTGATTTTTATATTGTAGTAAAACAGGTACTATGGAGGGGACATGTGGAAGCAGTTGATTTCTTCTGATGAACACAGCCATTGTTTATACTCACTCCAAGGCTTCTAACATGATGATACTATTTCCTCATATTACCACCATTCCAGTATTGTTCTGTTGCCCAGCAGTTGCCATCTCCACACATTCATCTATCACAAGATTCATAAACGGATCGAACCCCCGCAATATTCCTTGGACATGTCTGCCACCATTTAATTTCAATGACAATTTCTTGTCCATAAATTTTTTCAACTCGGGAGGGTGAGCTTTGCTCATGGTGTCTACTCGGTGAGCTCAAAGATGCCTCCAAATGGAATTCGTGGCATCCCTCACACTCCCCTGGTAGGCTCCGATAATTTcaactttaaaaggaaatgtgACCTTGTTTTGTAGGCCTGTAATTTATGATCACTTGGATTACCAAATTCTAATTAAATTAccatggaggggtgcctgggtggctcaactggtcaAGCTTCTGactctcttgatctcagctcaggtcttgatctcaggatcgtgaggtcaagccctgcactgggctccatgctgggtgtggagccaacttaaaaaaaaataccatggaAATCCATGTAATAGAACATCTATCATTTACTGCATACCTATTATATGCTATACACACTAAAAGATACTTTACAGgtttcttttatgtaaaaatggaattactaattccattttgtaaatgagaaaccATAGGttagataaattaataaatatgctTAAGCTAGAAAGTTAGAAATCTAGAATTTTAAGTTAGATCTATGTGGCTTCAAATTCCACACTCTTTCCAGTTTACTACATTTCCTCAAATATTCACATCAAAGGGAGACCAATAGAGGTTTATAGtgcaaagaatttttagaaatttgctaagacattaaagaaagataaatgtaCAGTGATAATCTTCTGCGGTTCTCTCTATcccaaggaaaatatttttttagtgcCACTGGGCAGTCATTAATATACATCAACCTTTAACAATAGTACACATAGGAGATTGATGTCACAAAAATGATAATATTGATCTTTTGAGAAAACTGGAGCACCTTTTAATAaagactgacatttaaaaaaaagagtgccaTCTTgtaaatttactgaatttattttgtgcCTCACTgagctttagaaaaataattcgAATTTTAATTAATCCAGTATATGTACAAGGCTTAGAAATCAAGCAGTTTAACAGGTTATGACAAATTATACCAGTTTTCTACCCCACTTCTCTCTGCCCTAGATCCTGCCCCTTAGAGGGGAACTGTATGTCCTGCTTTATATCAATCTTTAATTTCCTACACGTCTAAATAAGCTGCTTCTACTGCTAGCTTTTAATTTACTGATTTTAGATATATACTGACTTTTGTCACTGTAGTTACTAACTTACCTTACTTAATAAGTCTTCCTGTTCCCACTGCCTCTCAATATAGTTTTATCACTCTTTTTGGTTTTCACTatcaatatttacaatattttgatGCGGAACTATGTATGCCTTGTACCATGATTATGTTTCATGTCCTTTACAGTGATTTATTGACATCTTTATTTGCTGTCTCTactcttctgttctctttgttcctgtggaattgtatcttttcatttattactgTCAATTTTGAGGGGTTTTGGAATAGATATAAAATCATGTTGAAGTGGAATTTCGATGTTATTACCCCTTTATAGCAACTATTGGATTGGAAATGTGACTTACAGACCTTTACAGACGGGTGTGAGTAAAAATTGGAGCTTTTCTCCTTCCTTAAGAAATGATGGACAGAACATATTGTTTCTCTCTTTGCAACAGTCCACGAGGCACCAGTGTACTTTCCTAGACTCTGGAATTTGGCATTTTTGTGGTATCTCATggcccatttaaaaattgaacatttttttcctaatcactttgagttaatttgttttttataaaaaaccAACATTTGCTGACCATGCTGTCTATAATAGGAGAATCCAGCCCATTTCCATTTAGTGTAAAATCTGCTCTACtactttttttccatcttatttaaGATGACTGTTTCTTTAATtgtattgtttcctttttctctttatttttgcagACTTGTTGAAGTTACATTGAattccctctttttcctcttgttaATTTAGGAATTCTgctgtgtgtttttatttattttttacttttttggttttttttttaaagattttatttatttgacagagagagacacagcaagagagggaacacaagcagggggagtgggaagagaagcgggcttcccgcggagcagggagcccaatgtggggcttgatcccaggaccctgagatcatgacctgagctgaatgcagacgcttaaccaactgagccacccaggtgcccctcccttatTTATATTacacattctctttatccatttagATTTAATGATAatgctctttcctcctcctcataTTTCTGTATCTGTATTATCCTATTTGCCTCGTTTCTCAAACATTTTCTTCAGATGCGGCATGTTGGTTATGTATTGCCTGAATCCTTGAATATCTGAAATACCTTTCTTTCATCCTGACAGGTAATTGATACCTTGGCTAGCATTAAGATTCTTGGTTTGCAGTTCTAACTTATCAATTGTCTGTAGATATTCTATTGTTTTCTAGCTTCCAGAGTTGTAGAGGAGGAGTCTGGTATTTGATTCTTTTGTCTTCCGAAGTAACTTGTTCTTACCACGTGAGAActtataaaattttctctttaccctttttattactttcctgtggttgctgtaacaaattaccccaaactgtgtggcttaaacaacagaaatttattctgcatagttctggaggccagaagcctaAGATAAGTATCACTGGGCTGAAGTCCAGGTGTCAGCACTCGACACTCCCTCTGCAGGCTCTAAGGGAGATTccgttccttgcctcttccagtttctaAATACGCTGCAAACATTTGCTCTAAATGTTTAGAGGATCTTCAGAATAGATGAGCAATAGAGAGCATTCAGAATACATCTtgttttccagcttctggtggctgccagcatttcttttctgtgtctaTATCACTCTCATCCCAAACCCTGTCCACTTCTGTCTATGCATAATGTATTATCTGCCTCTCTCTTACAAGGACCCTTATGATGGCATTTAGGGACtacccaaataatccaggatgatcttaccatctcaagatccttaatcacatctgcagactTTATCATATAAAGCAACATTCATgggttccagagattaggaccTGATGTCCTCACTAAACCTTGAATTTCCAGACCATTGCCAGGTATGCCTTGgctgtgtcttttaaagtctccTTGAATCTCAGTAAGGACCTGAAATTGGTAGATTCAAATCTTTCTTacttacttaatttatttatttgtaaaaagattttattcatttattttattttagagagagagagggagaggatgagggggggcggagcagagggagagggagagaatcccaagcagactccatgctgtgtCCCtggggagcctgacccagggcttgatcccacgaccctgagataatgacctaagccaaaaccaagagtcggatacttaacccactgagccacgtaggtgcccctcaaatctttttttttttatatatactgtattccttttttttatgttacattaatcaccatacattacatcattagtttttgatgtagtgttccatgattcattgtttgtgtataacacccagtgctccatgcagaatgtgccctcctcaatacccatcaccaggctaacccatccccccactcccctcccctctagaaccctcagtttgtttctcagagtccacagtctctcatggtttgtttccccctctgatttcccccccttcatttttcccttcctgctatcttcttcttctttttttttttttaacatataatgtattatttgtttcagaggtacaggtctgtgattcaacagtcttacacaattcacagcactcacccctcaaatcttttttaaaatgagataaatattcCTTTGTGATTTATATGTTTTActtgttacttttttcttctgaaatatgaTTTATTATTAGATATTCtaaatcattgtttatttttcttttccctcatgaTTACACtgtcttcatattttttctctttaggtATTTCATCCTCTAGATCTTTAAAGACACTAATTTGGTTCTCCTTTACTTCAATTAAACTATTTaatttccaattaaaaatattttccagaaatatttttaatatagtgaaATCACAGttgatttaattattattttgtgttgCTGTTTGTCTGATCTAGTAGTTTTAATGttctacttgttttctttttcctctttatatttattaccatttatatgattatatatgtatgtctttatttgtttttgccttGCCTTAAttgtattgttttgttattttttatttcccattagGGCTTAGGTTAAGCTGCTGGGGTATCTTAGAGATGTCAAACTCTATCAATAGAATTGAGAAGTACTCTCTGCTACCATGATCTTGTTAattcacatttactttttttttttttaagagatggggtgggaggggagaggagagagaatcttaagcaggctccatgcttggggtagagctgacatggggctcaatctcatgaccctgagatcatgacctgagcctaaatcaagagtcagacacccaaccgactgagccacctgggcgcccccacatttactaattttttttggGTACTAGACTTTCTAAGATGTTTTTGAAagtctgacttttaaaatttttcctttaagaaatacTGGGTTTTGAGCTGGCAGACAGATAATTTGCTAGTGGATCATCTTTATGCCTTTGAGcctgtttttaagttttaccaatttttttaagGGTCTAGAGTACACCTTAGCTAGAGTAACCCTACGCCAATGATATGACCTTTCTATGAGGTGTCAGCTGAGTCCCTGAGTTCAATGAGGTCTCTCCATTTTGGCTAGTcagaatttctatattttaagCAGTTTGCAACCACCAgaatatccattttattttacaattccTAGAAGTAGTTCTCTACTGGACCATTTTGGGTCTTACTGTGTGCATGCACAGCTTTAGAATTTAGCCAAAGTATTAGATGATCCATATGTAAATTTGTGAGATCTTTTTCAGTGCAGCTTCCTTGTCTATAGTATCCATTCCACAACTTCAGCCCCTTCAGCAGCTCCAGATTTTGTTATCTACCTGTTATCTCCTCACCTCAGTGATACTTCTGTGCTCTGCTTGACTTTATTCCCTGACATTATAGTTTAGAAATTTTCCTGGGCAGAAATTTACGGCTATTATGGAGCTTACCTTATGTGTTTCCTCCTTCTCAGGAATCAAAGTTAAATGCTGCCTTTTGACCAAGGactgaaaatattgttttatatattttgtccagttttacaGTCATTTACTATAAGAAGAGTAGTGTGGTATCAGCTActttattatatttgaaataagGAATTCTCCCACTGTGTACATGATATCTTCACTTGAAAATaccaaagacattttaaatgcaACAAGTCCAAaaaattttctggttttccttcccTTAATCTTGTCCAGTTATACAAGTAGAAATGTAGAAGTTATCTTTTATACCTCCCCGTTTCTCACCTCCCACATCCAGTGAATCATCAAGATCCctaaatatcttttgaatttaTGCTTCCTTCCATCTTGACTACTTACCAGGTAGACCAAGATATCATGCTGAAATAGCCTCTCAACTAATTTAACTCTTGCCTCCTTCTCCCCTAGTCTATCTTCTCATTGTAGACCTATTGATCTGGTGTAAAAGCAAACCTGATTATGTTtgtttcctccccacctcctgataGGAATCCTTCAGTGGATTCTGTATGATATGAGTAAAACTTCTTAACGTGGCTTTTTAGTCTCTGTATGATCTTTTCCTTACCTACCATTGCAGCTTTGTTGAGGATATCATTTacctgttcttttcattttattccatgaggttttgttcatgctgttttctttctaGGATTGGTCTTCCTTTATTCACTTAGTTAACCTTTTCTCATCCTTTAGGCATCAGTccaattctttcttcttcagggaCAACTCCTTAATTTTGTTGACTAGGTTAAATTCTTCAATTAAGATGCTCAAGTAAATTAATGTACATCAGCTGATTTTTTCAcatttgtatgatttcttttaatgtctttatcTTTTACTAGAATAAATGTCATGAAAGCtgttttgttgataattttatTGCCCATACTTAGAAATAGAGgtgaataaaatagcaaaaagaggTGAAATAAAGGTGATTAATTAATATTGGTTGGTTGAATAAGTAGATCTGCTCATTATGAATAATACATATCCATAGATACAACAATGCTCATAAATGTTATCACTATGCGACTTGTAGGCATAATTTCCATTAGGAATATAAGATTCATATCTCTATCAGTGACAGAACTATCACAATACCAATTTCCAAATTGAATGAAAAACCCCTTTTCTGTGAATTCTGCTTGTATCAAGTTGTAAATGAATGCTTAACACTTTATTGCTGTTTCTAGAATCTAAATACTAAAGTCCCAAAGGTATGTGTAAAAAGTGTTTCTAAAATCATGCAAGtgataaatatacacataaaatgaatAGCAGCCAAAATTCTATCGAACATTCTTATATTGTAATTCTATGATGCTTATTTTAACTTATGCTAGTGTACCAGGAACTGTTCTTAGTCCTTTACAAGTATTAACTTATTTATCAGAACATTATgagatagatattattatcatctgcattttatagatgaagaaacagaggtacatatatatgaaataattgtcTAATATTCAACAATGGAGTCAGGGTTTAACTCAGGCTCTTTGGCTTTGGAGAGTTTAGTAATTGCTCAGATTCTCTTTGTTTGGCTTCCAACATCTAGCTAGTTATTTGAAAACCATAATTACTTGAGGGTAAAGGTTTGTCCCTCTGTacaacagttgttttttttttttttttaaatgcctagtCCACACTGGGGATTAAAAATCTGTatcttcgggcacctgggtggctcagttggttacgcaactgcctttggctcaggtcatgatcctggagtcccaggatcgagtcccgcgttgggctccctgctcggtagggagtctgcttctccctctgaccctcccccctctcatgtgctctctctctctctctctcattctctctctcaaataaataaataaaaaatctttaaaaaaaaatctgtatcttcTTTCTCATCTCAGCAAAGAAGCAGGTGAGAAAAGAGTATGTGAAATTAGGGATAGGTACCTTGTGAATACTCTCTATGAGGTATTTCTTTCACCTCAtgctttctccaaagaaaaatagtgttaattctgaaatatttgtggGAAGTTGTAAAATGGCCAGAATTTAAGGATTTCAATGTGATTTATTAGACTGAATGATAGAAGccagaaaattagtgatatataCTCAATTTGGTAAGTGATCTGTCATAGAATTCTATTTAACAAATCCTTTTAAGAAGAGTGTAGATTTTTATAGGTTTGGCATGGTGTCAAAACTTATGAAATATTTGGAGGTCTCAATTCATCAGTGACCTCAGAATAGATTCCCTTTAATGaaagttaaaagttaaaaggCAAAATTGAAATACAGCCTGCCTTAATGTTTCACAAATTGCCAGATTGCCAGATGATACTTAATTGGAAGCTCAGAAAATAATGATGAGCAACCTAATCAGGAAAAATCTATTTGGTCTAAATCTCTAGAGAAGGAGGTTTCACAGACAGTAAACAATAAACTGGAGACATTTAAAAAGGAGTCTGacaatgaaaaccaaaaccaaaccagcTCCTCCTCACAAAAACAggcagaaaaacaacaacaaagaaaacagctatttaacttaatatatcactacattatttttgaaaaagctaGACTTCTTCCAGCCAAGAAGttgtaaaacatgaaaaatagttCTGAGTGCTTTTATATAATAGGGTCTGTCTGTATTTTGTGGTGGCTGATAAAAGTCTTTAGTCAAATCTGTGGCAACTTTGCTCTATTTAATAATTAGAGCTTGGTATGATTTAGTAATCACACTTCTGGGTTTTTACCCAAAAAGTACAaaattactaattcaaagggatacatgcactcctgtgtttattgcagcattacgtacaatagccaaattctggaaacagcccaagtgtccattgatagatgaatggataaagaagtgatatatatatatatatatatatatatatatatatatatatatatatatacacacacacacacatatatatataatggaatactattcagccataaaaaatgaaatcttgccatttgcaatcacatagatggagctagagagtataaccCTAAGTTACACGCTAAGAAATaggtcagtcagggaaagacaaatacaaaatgatttcactcatatgtggaatttaagaaacagaacaaatgagcaaaggaaaaaagagagagagagagaaaccaagaaacagactgggaggtgagtgggggaatggatgaaataggtgatggagattaaggagggtgcttattgtgatgagcactggagaatgtttggaagtgttgaatcactatattgttcacctgaaactaacattatattgtatgttaactaactggaattaaaaaaaaaaagaattagagcttGTATAGAATTAGAGCTTGACATACAACAGGtccaattttctaaaaaaagattttaattatttatttgagagagagagaatctgaggcagactcCGCCCTGAGCGCAGAGCaccatgcagggctcagtcccacaacaatgagatcatgacctgagctgaaaccaagaattggatgctcaaccgactgagccacccaagtgcctggGGTCCAGTTTGTCAGAACTTGAGGGAGAAGAACTGTGTGGCCAGGGAACTAGAAGTCTTATTCTGGAAATTCAGAATTGCATTGCTTTTCTTGTAATAGCCATCTTAACCCCTGGGTACTTTTATTAGAGGTGCAGAAGAAATTTCAGGGATCCTTTAGAACTGTACTggctatttaaattcaaatttaaattaattaaaatcagaaatttaatTCTTCAGTTGCCTTAGCCACATTTTAATTGCTCAGTAGCCATTTGTAGCTAGTGGTTACCATGTTGGACAGAACAGACACAAATACTGAACATTTCCATTATCCCAGAAAGTTATATTGCGGAGCAGTGCCTTTGAGCTTTATATTTCACCCTTTCAGTACTGTTGTCAGTCTCAAGGTCCTATTCAATCTCTCTGAAGCCCATTGGTCCTATTAGTTTTCTATGTGGACATGTTGTGGTAGAAACGTCTTTCACTATTCACCTCTTAAGACTCAATTTCCTAATCTGTGGAGAGCAAGACTcaatttacaggttttttttttttttttttgagaattaatgTGAAATAATATGAGAAAACCTTCTGACACATAGGTTTTCAATAAACCTAATTTGCATTCTCTATAATGTAGTAATTGTTTTCCATGACAGTAGATCATATTTCTTAGAAAATGAGAggataggaaaaatatatatactctgAACTTAGAGAAAGCTTGTTCAGACCTGTATATTACTTTTCTCTtgtattctttgtctttttattcttttcttgtcCTGCCATAGTGCTTTTTAGGAAGTGTACTCAAGTCCCTGGTCACTATGCCCTTCTCAGGCCCTGGCTTCTGTACTTGTCTATTTACCTCAAAATTGGGCAGGGGAGTAAAAAGCAATGTCAAAGTGGCTTGCCTGTGTGCCAAACATCTTTCTCCTTGCCTCTATTATATAATAGTGGCTTTACCTCTTCCTAATGATCAGGTTCAATTACCTCTGTCCAGCCTGGTGACTTCTCTTCTTGCCTGCTGATTCTTTGTCATGTAAAGCCCAGAGTGCCAGGCTGACAATTAAAGCTTAAAGTTCAATGGCACTTTGCTATTTCTCCTGGTAGAAGTATTTCTCCTTTGGAGTCAGGACTTCTCAACCCAAAGAGCCCCAAATTGTGAGGCAGGAAGCAAAAATTCCCCAGGTGGTTCTCTGGGAGTGATACAAGTGAGACCATCTCTTCTTTCATCCCTAAGTTCTCAGATTTATGAATTTACCTCTTGGGAACACAGTGCCATTGTACATACATAGATGTGTACATGTAAGTGCATATTGTGTTCCAGAGAACAGTGTCCCATTCTTGTAAGATATTGTCTCTGAGCTGGTGCTATACCATCTGTGGGCTTTTCTTTGCTCTATCAGGCTGGCAGGTTTTGAGTGGTGCAGTATGTGAGAGGACCACTGAATCCCAAGTTCATGTGCCTATGGCTGCACCTCTATTATTCCGATGTTATTTTATGTGAGATTCATGTCAATGGATCAAATATGCTTTAACTTTTGGATAATGGTACAGGCCcaatgggaaggaaagggaagcctTAAATATGCCTTAATTTATATGCCTATTATATAAAGGCCTTAGCAGACCAATAAATACATTGCCCCTCCAGGGTAGAAGAGGTAATTTGACACCAAGTATCTCCTTGTTCTCCTTGAAATCCTCTGAATTTCATTCTTAGCCTTTAATTGCTATTTAATCACTCTTAgctatttattatcttttttctaaaGCATCAGTTGTCTCCAACAATAGCCATCCAGTTCCATTGTTATTATAATTGTACTGATTCCCCAATATTGCTCAAACTACTGATGAATTCCATATACTAGTGCATCTCCTCCCACTGTAGGCCATCCCAGGTCATCACCAGtcaaagttttaatatttatactGCTACGCTGCTGGAGACTGTTTATATTCCACCTATTGCTAGACATGTGTTCTTCATTGCCAGCCATCCAGCAGGTGATTAAATTCCAGAATTTACTATTTTAAGTGGGATTCCCTAGGAGGCCAACTCTGAGACAGAGACTAGCGTGAAGGAAGTTTTCTAGGGAGTCCTCTCAAATTAGTACCTGtgggtagggttgccagatttagcaggTAAAAATATTGGGTGc
This genomic window contains:
- the LOC110579082 gene encoding small nuclear ribonucleoprotein G-like, which codes for MSKAHPPELKKFMDKKLSLKLNGGRHVQGILRGFDPFMNLVIDECVEMATAGQQNNTGMVVI